A region of Toxorhynchites rutilus septentrionalis strain SRP chromosome 1, ASM2978413v1, whole genome shotgun sequence DNA encodes the following proteins:
- the LOC129779144 gene encoding uncharacterized protein LOC129779144, whose protein sequence is MKEAVFKTKESIQLLNLESSELYSVNILLNLKFLNDKLNQIIQTITLAKVGMLNEQVLSQNEIELIIEDLSKENVTVWNTAEALTYVTTTIVTNEHEIALLLKLPKLDPRIFRKIFILPTWFNRQQIHISNHNYLNHEDQYYIVSSLQPRIFDAKDITPDSTVCVPYLLNGKPAKCDYLANPAEEIISIDSQHLITNVLDNFTLHTNCGLSERNLSGTYLISFNNCEVTVNNQTFSNYNRNITGEPIHLPMYGIPIEKQRIVVNLSLHHLHNLHLETRKEMEEIRLNATSIQWPHWTIFGGLSFTPIVISIIFFLFISRHRRSEVKIQMNHQKQAPDEAKRFQILPLSEILRMEPHT, encoded by the coding sequence ATGAAAGAAGCCGTGTTTAAAACAAAAGAATCTATTCAACTGCTTAATCTTGAGTCATCTGAATTGTATTCTGTAAACATACTCTTGAACTTAAAATTCCTGAATGacaaattaaatcaaattaTACAAACAATAACGCTAGCAAAAGTAGGGATGCTTAATGAACAAGTACTGAGCCAGAATGAAATAGAGTTAATTATTGAAGATCTAAGTAAAGAAAATGTAACTGTTTGGAACACCGCTGAAGCATTAACTTATGTCACTACAACTATTGTAACCAACGAACATGAAATAGCACTTTTACTGAAACTACCAAAGCTAGACCCGAGAATCTTCAGAAAAATCTTTATTCTACCAACATGGTTCAATCGTCAACAAATCCACATCTCCAACCATAATTATCTTAATCATGAAGACCAGTACTATATTGTGAGCAGCCTGCAGCCAAGAATTTTCGATGCCAAAGACATTACACCTGACTCAACAGTATGCGTACCATACCTGCTTAACGGAAAACCAGCAAAATGCGATTATCTAGCCAACCCAGCGGAAGAAATCATTTCAATTGACAGCCAACATCTCATCACGAATGTGTTAGACAATTTCACCCTGCACACCAACTGTGGCTTATCCGAGAGGAACCTGTCGGGTACTTACCTGATTTCATTCAACAACTGTGAGGTAACAGTTAACAACCAAACGTTTTCAAACTATAACCGGAACATAACTGGAGAACCTATTCATTTGCCGATGTATGGCATACCTATAGAAAAACAACGTATTGTTGTTAATCTGAGCTTACATCATTTGCATAATCTGCACCTAGAGACAAGAAAAGAGATGGAAGAAATCCGTTTAAACGCCACTAGTATACAATGGCCACATTGGACAATTTTTGGAGGACTATCATTTACTCCCATTGTCATAAGcattattttctttttgttcattTCCCGCCATAGAAGATCAGAAGTCAAAATCCAGATGAATCACCAAAAGCAGGCCCCAGATGAAGCAAAGAGATTCCAAATATTACCATTAAGTGAAATTCTTCGTATGGAACCTCACACTTAA